A region of Anaerohalosphaeraceae bacterium DNA encodes the following proteins:
- a CDS encoding DNA translocase FtsK 4TM domain-containing protein produces the protein MAGKSKKRTRDRQSRNSEQSAHLYKLALEGILLAFCVFLFFSLISFDIGDEPAGYVWPTNNPVTNWCGRVGAFCAYYLMVYIGPGAVLAAFSIGMMLIVHLSGRPLTQLNLRFVGLLLLTAAASASWFLLWPDEPILLYRHGSIPSGNGGILGIALGVFLRKHLALLGTALVLFSAWVVGAILLADSVVLALTRGFGHLTGRLFGLAGPAWSAAQKHSQALADIWTRLSEKQKKETTKLQEALRQKREASDTAAAEKEKEKDKAVLPPKPVQSSVEEKPMEPAAASEPTSAVSKDQEEQAAVPAEPSKKPKQPAAKPEPYIPRTYDDYQFPPLELLREPEPNFTAVQEKMVEHKARTLEELLEEFGIQAEVVNAEPGPAITMYELQLAAGVKVNQISNLANDIARALGSGMVRVVAPLAGKNTIGIEVPNSQREIVRLRDLILKGGASASKMQIPLFLGKGSSGEVLVSDLGAMPHLLIAGTTGSGKSVCINSIITSILMTRRPDEVKLILIDPKMVEMAAFESIPHLMCPTVTEMRRAEQILQWAMEKMDERYELLAEAKVRNIASYNKLTPEELIERFQPSTQEEEAQIPKKLPHIVIIIDELADLMMTSAKEVESYIVRIAQKSRAVGIHLVLATQRPQATVVTGLIKANMPARIAFRVAGRMDSRIILDQNGAESLLGQGDMLFLIPGTSDLIRAQGAYLEDDEIRNIVNFLKDVAQPQFHPELMQLNRAELAAGQKDELFDEAVRIVLETRRGSVSLLQRRLSIGYARASRIIEMMAAAGILGEYKGSQAREVMMTLEEYEEMKRNQLPEEVAQYEDLSGREEKHDVRTDEEDEEAEESDEDEYLSPTEIINEDNP, from the coding sequence ATGGCTGGGAAAAGCAAAAAAAGAACTCGTGACCGGCAGAGCCGCAATTCGGAACAGTCGGCTCATTTGTATAAACTTGCTTTGGAAGGTATCCTGCTGGCTTTTTGTGTTTTTCTTTTTTTCAGTCTAATCAGTTTTGACATTGGAGACGAGCCGGCGGGGTATGTATGGCCGACCAATAATCCGGTCACCAACTGGTGCGGACGGGTTGGGGCTTTTTGTGCCTATTATTTGATGGTTTATATAGGACCCGGTGCGGTGTTGGCGGCCTTTTCCATCGGGATGATGCTGATTGTTCACCTGTCGGGCCGACCTTTGACTCAACTGAACCTGCGCTTCGTCGGTCTGCTTTTGCTGACGGCAGCGGCTTCGGCAAGCTGGTTTCTGCTCTGGCCGGATGAGCCGATTCTGCTGTATCGTCATGGTTCAATTCCCAGCGGCAACGGAGGAATTCTCGGGATTGCCCTTGGCGTGTTTTTGCGAAAGCATCTGGCTTTGCTGGGGACGGCGCTGGTTTTGTTTTCGGCCTGGGTGGTTGGTGCGATTTTGCTGGCAGACAGTGTTGTGCTGGCGCTGACGCGCGGCTTCGGTCATCTGACGGGGCGTCTGTTTGGTCTTGCCGGACCGGCCTGGAGTGCCGCCCAAAAGCACTCTCAGGCCCTGGCGGACATCTGGACCCGACTGAGCGAAAAGCAGAAGAAAGAAACCACCAAGCTGCAGGAAGCCCTTCGTCAGAAGCGGGAGGCATCAGACACTGCCGCCGCAGAGAAAGAGAAGGAAAAGGACAAAGCGGTCCTGCCGCCCAAACCGGTTCAGTCCAGCGTCGAGGAAAAACCGATGGAGCCGGCAGCCGCTTCCGAACCGACCTCTGCCGTCTCGAAGGACCAGGAAGAGCAAGCTGCTGTGCCGGCAGAACCCTCCAAAAAGCCCAAACAGCCGGCGGCCAAGCCGGAGCCGTATATTCCCCGCACCTATGACGACTATCAGTTTCCGCCGCTGGAGCTGCTGCGGGAGCCGGAGCCGAACTTTACGGCGGTTCAGGAAAAGATGGTGGAGCACAAGGCCCGCACGCTGGAGGAGCTGCTGGAGGAGTTCGGGATTCAGGCGGAGGTGGTCAATGCGGAGCCGGGACCGGCGATTACGATGTATGAGCTGCAGCTGGCGGCGGGGGTGAAGGTCAATCAGATTTCGAACCTGGCCAACGACATCGCCCGGGCACTGGGCTCGGGAATGGTTCGCGTGGTCGCCCCGCTGGCGGGCAAGAACACCATCGGCATTGAGGTCCCCAACAGCCAGCGGGAGATTGTTCGGCTGCGGGATTTGATTCTTAAGGGCGGGGCATCCGCTTCCAAGATGCAGATCCCGCTGTTTTTGGGCAAAGGGTCCTCCGGCGAGGTGCTTGTGTCGGATTTGGGAGCAATGCCGCATCTGCTGATTGCGGGCACGACCGGTTCGGGCAAGAGTGTGTGCATCAACAGCATTATTACGTCGATTCTGATGACCCGCCGGCCGGATGAGGTCAAACTGATTCTGATTGACCCGAAGATGGTGGAGATGGCGGCGTTTGAATCGATTCCGCACCTGATGTGTCCGACGGTGACGGAAATGCGGCGGGCCGAGCAGATTCTTCAGTGGGCAATGGAAAAGATGGATGAGCGGTACGAACTGCTGGCCGAGGCCAAGGTTCGCAATATCGCCTCCTACAACAAACTGACGCCGGAAGAGCTGATTGAACGGTTCCAGCCGAGCACGCAGGAGGAAGAGGCCCAGATTCCCAAGAAGCTGCCTCATATTGTTATCATTATTGATGAATTGGCGGACCTGATGATGACCAGCGCCAAAGAGGTGGAGTCATACATTGTGCGGATTGCTCAGAAGAGCCGGGCGGTTGGGATTCATCTGGTTTTGGCGACCCAGCGTCCGCAGGCAACAGTGGTGACAGGGCTGATTAAGGCGAATATGCCCGCCCGCATTGCGTTTCGTGTGGCGGGTCGAATGGACAGCCGAATCATTCTGGACCAGAACGGGGCCGAGTCGCTGCTCGGGCAGGGCGATATGCTGTTTTTGATTCCGGGCACAAGCGACCTGATTCGCGCACAGGGGGCGTATCTGGAAGACGATGAAATCCGCAACATTGTCAACTTCCTGAAGGATGTGGCCCAGCCGCAGTTCCATCCGGAACTGATGCAGCTGAATCGGGCTGAGCTGGCCGCCGGTCAGAAAGATGAGCTGTTTGATGAGGCGGTTCGGATTGTTCTGGAAACCCGGCGGGGCAGTGTCTCGCTGCTGCAGCGGCGGCTGAGCATCGGCTATGCCCGGGCCTCCCGCATTATTGAGATGATGGCGGCGGCGGGGATTCTGGGCGAATACAAAGGCAGCCAGGCGCGGGAGGTGATGATGACTCTCGAAGAATATGAGGAAATGAAGCGCAATCAGCTGCCGGAAGAGGTGGCTCAGTACGAAGACCTTTCCGGACGAGAGGAAAAACACGATGTCCGAACCGACGAAGAGGACGAGGAGGCGGAGGAATCGGACGAGGATGAGTACCTTTCGCCGACGGAAATCATCAACGAGGACAACCCCTGA
- the eno gene encoding phosphopyruvate hydratase — translation MYTTIVDVTAREILDSRGNPTVEVDILLEDGSLGRAAVPSGASTGVHEAVELRDVKSKRYLGKGVLKAVKNVNEVIAPEILGMDATAQEELDKFLCELDGTPNKAKLGANAILGVSLAAAKAAAASCGLPLYKYIGGCNANLLPVPMMNILNGGKHADNNVDFQEFMVMPVGAKDFPTALQMCAEIYHCLKGVLKSRGYNTAVGDEGGFAPSLKSNEEAIEVILAAVKKAGYKIGKEVFIALDPAASEMWTGKTKKYCFFKSNPKKEISGKALADYWANWVSKYPIISLEDGLAEDDWEGWAYLTDKLGKTCQLVGDDVFVTNTKRLAMGIEKGCANSILIKVNQIGTLTETIEAIQMAQRNGYTAVISHRSGETEDSTIADLAVATGVGQIKTGAPCRTDRICKYNQLLRIHEELGPSARYGGQIFRYVS, via the coding sequence ATGTATACGACAATTGTAGATGTAACCGCCCGAGAAATTCTCGACTCGAGGGGCAATCCGACCGTTGAAGTGGATATTCTTCTGGAAGACGGGTCTTTGGGTCGGGCGGCGGTGCCGAGCGGGGCCAGCACGGGTGTCCACGAAGCGGTGGAACTCCGGGATGTCAAGTCCAAACGGTATCTGGGCAAGGGTGTTTTGAAGGCCGTCAAGAATGTCAACGAGGTGATCGCACCGGAAATCCTCGGAATGGATGCGACAGCTCAGGAGGAACTGGACAAGTTCCTTTGTGAGCTGGACGGCACGCCGAACAAGGCCAAACTGGGCGCCAATGCGATTCTGGGTGTTTCACTGGCTGCCGCCAAGGCCGCCGCGGCCTCGTGCGGGCTGCCGCTGTACAAATACATCGGCGGCTGCAATGCCAACCTGCTGCCGGTACCGATGATGAACATCCTCAACGGCGGCAAGCACGCCGACAACAATGTGGATTTCCAGGAGTTTATGGTGATGCCCGTCGGTGCCAAGGACTTCCCGACGGCCCTTCAGATGTGTGCGGAGATTTACCATTGCCTGAAGGGGGTTCTCAAGAGCCGCGGCTACAATACGGCGGTCGGCGATGAGGGCGGCTTTGCTCCGTCGCTCAAGAGCAACGAAGAGGCCATCGAGGTGATTCTGGCGGCGGTCAAGAAAGCCGGATACAAGATCGGCAAGGAAGTCTTTATCGCGCTGGACCCGGCTGCCTCTGAAATGTGGACCGGCAAGACAAAGAAATACTGCTTCTTTAAGTCCAATCCGAAGAAGGAAATCAGCGGCAAGGCCCTGGCCGACTATTGGGCCAACTGGGTGAGCAAGTATCCGATTATCAGTCTGGAAGACGGGCTGGCCGAAGACGACTGGGAGGGCTGGGCTTATTTAACGGACAAACTCGGCAAAACCTGTCAGCTGGTCGGCGATGACGTGTTTGTCACCAACACCAAACGGCTGGCAATGGGGATTGAAAAGGGCTGTGCCAATTCGATTCTCATCAAGGTGAACCAGATCGGCACGCTGACGGAAACCATCGAAGCCATTCAGATGGCTCAGCGAAACGGTTATACGGCGGTCATCAGCCATCGCAGCGGTGAGACGGAGGATTCGACCATTGCGGACCTGGCGGTGGCCACCGGCGTAGGACAGATCAAGACCGGCGCTCCCTGCCGAACCGACCGAATCTGCAAATACAACCAGCTGCTGCGGATTCACGAAGAACTGGGACCCAGCGCCCGTTACGGCGGTCAGATTTTCCGGTACGTTTCTTAA
- a CDS encoding AAA family ATPase: MRTVAIINQKGGCGKTTVSINLSSALAAKGYRTLLVDLDPQSHCAVGLAVPEEQIEQSIYDVLIGKARGEPLRLKEILWQISDRFELAPSSIDLAAFESQMAGIMDRENCLKSVLEEVRADYDYVIIDCPPSVGLLTFNALRAASDVIVPVEMGYFSLHGLSKQLETLQVLCEQCRQKVNLMVLASMYDIRTKMGREILAELRKHFGDRMFQTVVNFNTKLKEAASLGQPISEYDPASKGYKDFLNLAEELIGTDTLVHKAELVDTLEARIQSISASAEELLATIKEPRKTTVEEPAAAASAPAPQPKDTRTFEEKIADFYGVRQEGDTVIFSTLYPRAKTVQIAGDFNDWIPEQTPMQRAGENGKWILKLPLNKGTYRYRLVVDGQWQQDPYNENAEPNPFGEYNSVLHVK, from the coding sequence ATGAGAACCGTAGCCATTATTAATCAAAAAGGAGGATGCGGCAAAACCACCGTCTCTATCAACCTGTCCAGCGCCCTTGCGGCCAAAGGATATCGGACGCTTCTGGTTGATTTGGACCCGCAGTCTCACTGTGCCGTGGGCCTGGCCGTCCCTGAAGAACAGATTGAACAAAGCATTTATGATGTCTTAATCGGCAAGGCGCGAGGCGAGCCGCTTCGGCTCAAGGAAATCCTCTGGCAAATCAGCGACCGGTTCGAACTGGCCCCTTCCAGCATCGATTTGGCGGCCTTTGAGTCCCAGATGGCCGGCATCATGGACCGGGAGAACTGCCTCAAATCCGTCCTCGAAGAGGTCCGGGCTGATTACGATTATGTGATTATTGACTGCCCGCCCTCTGTAGGACTGCTGACCTTCAACGCCCTGCGGGCGGCTTCCGATGTGATTGTGCCGGTCGAGATGGGCTACTTCTCTCTGCACGGTCTCAGCAAGCAGCTGGAGACCCTTCAGGTCCTCTGCGAGCAGTGTCGGCAGAAGGTCAACCTGATGGTGCTGGCCAGTATGTATGACATCCGCACCAAGATGGGACGTGAGATTCTGGCCGAGCTTCGCAAACACTTCGGAGATCGGATGTTTCAGACGGTCGTCAACTTCAATACCAAACTCAAAGAAGCCGCCAGTCTCGGGCAGCCCATCAGCGAATACGACCCGGCCAGCAAGGGCTATAAGGACTTCCTCAACCTGGCTGAAGAATTAATCGGCACGGATACCCTCGTTCACAAGGCCGAGCTGGTCGATACCCTCGAAGCACGCATCCAGTCCATTAGTGCCAGCGCCGAAGAACTGCTGGCCACCATCAAAGAACCCCGCAAGACGACGGTTGAAGAACCCGCAGCTGCGGCATCGGCTCCAGCGCCGCAGCCCAAGGATACACGCACCTTCGAAGAGAAAATCGCCGACTTTTACGGCGTTCGTCAGGAAGGCGATACGGTCATCTTCTCGACCCTCTATCCGCGGGCCAAAACCGTCCAGATTGCCGGCGACTTCAACGACTGGATCCCGGAACAGACCCCGATGCAGCGGGCCGGCGAGAACGGCAAATGGATTCTCAAGCTCCCGCTCAACAAGGGAACCTATCGGTATCGCCTTGTCGTGGACGGCCAATGGCAGCAGGACCCCTACAACGAAAACGCCGAGCCCAATCCGTTCGGAGAATACAATTCTGTTCTGCACGTCAAATAA